In Syntrophales bacterium, the genomic stretch CCGCTGGCAGCACCCGCCAAGATGCTTCGGAAAAGTCCGTTCCCGGAGCCGGCCATCGACTTTTCCGAGCTTTTGTCGAAGTCGCCTCCCGAGGCGCCGGAAATCCAGTTCTCCCCGGGAGAGGACCTGGCACACATCTCCTACACGGGAGGCACCACGGGAACGCCAAAGGGGGTCATGGTGACGCATTTCAATGGCATCGCGGCCTCCTGCCAGCTCTGCTACTGGTTCCTGGGCGGAGACGTGGATTTCCGGGACGGCGTCTTTGGGGTGAAGCGATCCGACGGCGACCGGGAGGAGGATCACGTCATCCGGCGGGGCCGGGAAATGAGCCTGGTGATACCGCCCTGGTTCCACGCCATGGGGGCCTTCGCCTTCCTGAACATGCAGCTAATGGCCGGCTGCACGCTGATCGTCCAGCCCCGGTTCGATGCGGCGGATTTCCTGAACGCCATCCCGAAGTACGGGATCTCCATCTTCGGCGGCGCCCCGCAGATCTTTTACCCGCTGGTGGAGCACCCGTTCTTCCCGGAAACCGACATGTCCGGCGTCCGGCTCATCGCTTCGGGGGCCGCGCCCATCTCCCACGAACTGCTCCGGACGCTCACCGAGACCATGGAGTGCGTCATCTGCGAGGCCTATGGCATGACGGAGGTGACCGTCGGTTGCGCTTTCACCCCGGCGGAGAAGGGGGCCCTGCGCATCGGCTCGGTCGGACTCCCCATCCAGGACACGGAGATCCGGGTCGTGGACCCGGCGGACGCCTCGAAAGAGATGCCCGCGGGCAAGATCGGGGAGATCTGCGTGAAAGGTCCCCAGGTCATGAAGGGGTACTGGAACCAGCCGGAGGAGACGAACCTGGTCCTGGACGGGGAGGGATGGCTCCTGACGGGGGACATCGGCCGGTTCGACGAAGACGGGTATCTGTATATCGTCGACCGGAAGAAGGACATGCTCATCTACAAGGGCTACAATATCTATCCGCGCGACTTGGAAGAGGTTTTGAACCGACATCCCGCCGTCGTGCAGTCCGCCGTGGTCGGCAAGCGGGACGACCGGTACGGGGAGCTGCCCGTGGCGTTCGTGCAGATCGCATCCGGGAGCCCCGTCACGGCGGACGAACTGATGGAGTTCGCCAACGCCCAACTGGCAAAATACAAGAAAGTGAGATGGGTTGAAATCGTGGAGCAACTTCCGGCGAGCGCCGCCGGGAAGATCCTGCGGCGCGAGCTCAGGGACCGGGCCCAGGTCCTCGCCGTGACGGTCTGAGGGGCGGGCCGGCGGGATCACCGGGGCGCATTCGGAAGGAGCGGGATGTAAGCGGAAGATTGCCGGTCGGATCACGGGAGGTATCGTCCTGTAGCACCGTTGACACAACATCATGCACCGACGGAAGGAGGCTGCGATGACGGAGAAGACGGTTCTCATGAGCAGGCAGGGGGACATCTGCACCATCACGATCAACAGGCCCTCGGTCAGGAACGCCTGGACCCGCGAATTTGCGGGGGAGTTGGCGGAGGCCTTCCGGCTGGCCGGGAAGGAGAAGAGCAACCGGGTGATTGTCCTGGAGGGGGCGGGACGGGACTTCTCCTCCGGGGCGGACATCGCCCTCTTCAAGGCGGAGTATCCCCCCCCGGTCTGGCTGGACGGGATGAGGGACTTGAAGGAGCTGATCCTGGTCATGCGGCGGATCCCGCAGCCGGTGATCGCCAAGGTCCGGGGGGTGGCCATCGGCGGCGGCATCAACCTGGCCCTGGCGGCGGATTTCGTCGTAGCCGCCGAGACGGCCCGGTTCTGTGAGAACTTCTCGAACATCGGGATCGTCGTCGACGCGGGAGGGAACTATTTTCTGCCGCGCCTCGTGGGGCTCGTCAAGGCCCGGGAGCTGGCCATGCTCGGAGACGTCATCGACGGGAAAACGGCCGCCGCCATGGGCCTGATCCACAAGGCCGTTCCCGACGGGGAGCTCGACGCCGCCGTGGCGGCCCTGGCGGCCCGGCTGGCGGGGAAATCGCCGGAAGCCATGGCCCTGATCAAGGAGGCCCTGGACACGAGTTTCGAGATGTCGCTGCCGTTGACCCTGGAGTGGGAGGCGGCTCACCAGGCCGTCATGACGCAGACGGAGACGCTGAAGACGGCGGCCAGGCTGTTTCTTCAGTCCCGCGGGAAGGGATGAATCATGAATGTTTCGTTTTCCGAGGAGGAAATCCAGTTCCGCAATGATGTGGATGCCCTTGTCCGGCGGGAGCTCCCGCCGGACTGGGACGGGCGCGCCTTTTACTGGCCGGCGGCTTATGGCGCCATTGCGGTGTTCGAGGAGGAGCACCAGGCGTTCTGCCGCGCCTTTCTCCGCAAACTGGGGGAGCGGGGCTGGTTGAGCCTGGGGTGGCCCGGGGCCTACGGCGGCACGGGGTCGTGGATGAAGCAGGCCATCGCCGACGACGTCATCAGCTACTACCGGGCGCCCTCCAGCACCATCGCCTCCGTCATCGGCGGCCCCACGATCATCTTCGTCGGCTCGGAGGAGATGAAGCGGGAGTTCCTGCCTCCCATCGCCCGGGGGGAGATCAATTTCTGGCTGGGCTACAGCGAGCCCAACGCCGGATCGGACCTGGCCTCGCTGAAGACGACCGCCATCGCCGACGGGGACGATTTCATCATCAACGGCCAGAAGATCTGGAGCAGCGGCGCTCACGTCTCCGACTATGCGTGGCTCCTGGCCAGGACCGACTCCTCCGCAGGCGCGTACCGGGGATCGACGCTCTTCCTGGTGGACAACCGGCTGCCGGGCATCACCATCCGTCCCATCGAGAACATGGTCGGCTTTCATTCCTTCAACGAGGTCTTTTTCGACGATGTCCGCGTGCCGGGGCGCTTCGTGGTCGGCGGGGTCAACCGGGGGTTCTACAACGTCATGGTGGCCCTCCAGTTCGAGCGGCTCGTCGTGGGGATCGGCGCCTTCCGGCGGACGCTCGACGACCTGATCGGTCATATGAAGGAGAAGTATGCCCGGAAAAAGAAATGCGCATCGTATGTTGTGGCCAGAGACGCCCTGACGTCCGTGGCGATCGAAATCGAGGTCCTGTACGGCCTCTACTGGCAGAACGTCTGGATGATGGACCAGGGACGGGTGCCGGAGCTGGAGGCCTCGGCCATGAAGCTCTTCAGCACGGAGCTGAGCCGGAAGCTGGCCGGTGTAGCCGTGGACGTTCTCGGCCTGTCCGCGCAGCTGGACAGGGGCTCCCCGTATGCCCCCCTGCATGGCCGCGTCCCGGCGGGCTACCTGGATGCCGTGTCGGGACCCATCGGTGCGGGGACCTCGGAGATCCAGCGCGGCATCATCGCCACCCGCGGACTGGGGCTGCCCAGGGCCTGACGGCCCGCCCAGGGCAAAGAAAACGGCAATCATCAACCAACGAGAAGGAGAGAAGCCGATGTATTTCGACGAGACCCATGAGGCGTTCCGGGCGTCCGTCCGGAGATTCATAGACCGGGAGATCAATCCCCACATGGACGTCTGGGAAGAGGATGGCGTGCCGCTCCACGACCTGTTCGGGAAAATGGGGGAGCTGGGATTCCTGGGGATCCGCTACGATCCCCGCCACGGCGGGCAGGGCCTGGACTACTGGTACGAGACCGTGTTCATCGAGGAGCTCGGCCACGTCCACGGGTGGGGCGTTCCGACGGCGATCATGGTCCAGACGAACATGGCGACGCCGGCCATCGACATGTTCGGGAGCGAATCCCTGAAGGAGAGGTACCTGGCCCCGGCCATCGCCGGCAAGCTTGTGGCGGCCATCGCCGTCACGGAGCCCGGTGCGGGCTCCGACGTGGCTGCCCTGAAGACCCGGGCGGTCCGAGACGGCGACTCCTACGTCCTGAACGGGTCGAAGACGTTCATCACGAACGGATGCCAGGCCGACTTCCTGACCCTCCTCGCCCGGACCGCCGACGGGCCGGGGCACCACTGCTACGGCCTGTTCGTCGTTCCTACGGATCTGCCAGGCTTCGGTGTCAGCAAGCGCCTGGACAAGGTGGGCCTCCGGAGCAGCGACACGGCGGAGCTGTTCTTCGACAACCTCCGGATCCCGGTTCAGAACCTCATCGGGAAGGAAGGGGAGGGCTTCATCTACCAGATGATGCAGTTCCAGCACGAGCGCTTCACGGTTCTCCCCATGACGTACATTGCGTGCCGGGACATGATCGACATGACCGTCGCCTACATTCGGGAGAGGATCGTCTTCGGGAAGCCCCTGATCACCAAGCAGGTCCTCCGGCACCGCCTGGTGGAATGGCTGGCCGAGATCGAGAGCCTCCGCCACCTGACCTACCACATCGTCCGGATGAAACTGGCCGGGAAGGACGTTACAAAAGAGATCTCCATGGGAAAACTCCTGGCGGGTCCGCTTCTGAACAGGGTATCATCCGGCTGCCTGCAGATGTTCGGCGGGATGGGGTTCATGAACGAGACGCTGATTTCGCGCCATTTCCGGGATACCCGGGTCATGTCGATCGCCGGCGGGGCGGACGAGGTGATGAAGGACATCATCGCCCGCCAGGAGGGATTCTGAAACCATGACGAAGATCCTGGCTATCAACGGCAGCCCGCGGGCCAGGCGGGGAAACACCGACAAGATCCTGCAGCCGTTCCTGAATGGAGCCGCCGAAGCGGGCGCCACCACGGAGACCCTCTATCTGAAGGAGCTCCGGATTCAGGAATGCCAGGGCTGCTACGCCTGCCACATGGTCACGCCGGGCCGGTGCGTCCTGAAGGACGACATGGCGCGGGTGACGGAAAAGATGCTGGCGGCGGACGTACTCGTCTTCGCGTCCCCCCTGTACGTCTTTTCCGTCAGCGCCCTGCTCAAGGCGCTCCTGGACCGGATGATCGTGTTCGGCAGCCTCGACCTGGAAGTCAAGGACGGGGTCGTGGTCCATCCCCCGCGCTGGCCGGAGAAGAAATGGACCTGGGTGATCGTCTCCAACGCCGGCTTCCCGGAGCGGGAGCACTTCGCCCCCCTGG encodes the following:
- a CDS encoding acyl-CoA dehydrogenase family protein: MNVSFSEEEIQFRNDVDALVRRELPPDWDGRAFYWPAAYGAIAVFEEEHQAFCRAFLRKLGERGWLSLGWPGAYGGTGSWMKQAIADDVISYYRAPSSTIASVIGGPTIIFVGSEEMKREFLPPIARGEINFWLGYSEPNAGSDLASLKTTAIADGDDFIINGQKIWSSGAHVSDYAWLLARTDSSAGAYRGSTLFLVDNRLPGITIRPIENMVGFHSFNEVFFDDVRVPGRFVVGGVNRGFYNVMVALQFERLVVGIGAFRRTLDDLIGHMKEKYARKKKCASYVVARDALTSVAIEIEVLYGLYWQNVWMMDQGRVPELEASAMKLFSTELSRKLAGVAVDVLGLSAQLDRGSPYAPLHGRVPAGYLDAVSGPIGAGTSEIQRGIIATRGLGLPRA
- a CDS encoding enoyl-CoA hydratase/isomerase family protein, with protein sequence MTEKTVLMSRQGDICTITINRPSVRNAWTREFAGELAEAFRLAGKEKSNRVIVLEGAGRDFSSGADIALFKAEYPPPVWLDGMRDLKELILVMRRIPQPVIAKVRGVAIGGGINLALAADFVVAAETARFCENFSNIGIVVDAGGNYFLPRLVGLVKARELAMLGDVIDGKTAAAMGLIHKAVPDGELDAAVAALAARLAGKSPEAMALIKEALDTSFEMSLPLTLEWEAAHQAVMTQTETLKTAARLFLQSRGKG
- a CDS encoding acyl-CoA dehydrogenase family protein: MYFDETHEAFRASVRRFIDREINPHMDVWEEDGVPLHDLFGKMGELGFLGIRYDPRHGGQGLDYWYETVFIEELGHVHGWGVPTAIMVQTNMATPAIDMFGSESLKERYLAPAIAGKLVAAIAVTEPGAGSDVAALKTRAVRDGDSYVLNGSKTFITNGCQADFLTLLARTADGPGHHCYGLFVVPTDLPGFGVSKRLDKVGLRSSDTAELFFDNLRIPVQNLIGKEGEGFIYQMMQFQHERFTVLPMTYIACRDMIDMTVAYIRERIVFGKPLITKQVLRHRLVEWLAEIESLRHLTYHIVRMKLAGKDVTKEISMGKLLAGPLLNRVSSGCLQMFGGMGFMNETLISRHFRDTRVMSIAGGADEVMKDIIARQEGF
- a CDS encoding AMP-binding protein, which codes for MPKNFSRWPRGVSKTLAYPDVPLFQIVRSSARLWPERNAIVFAGLELTFRELDQLSDRFAAALFELGVRKGDRVAIHLPNCPQFAIAYYGLLKAGAVFVPISPLLAEKEFVFQLKDSGAGIYIGLDLLYGMPQKALPETPVRHVILVSLADCYAPLAAPAKMLRKSPFPEPAIDFSELLSKSPPEAPEIQFSPGEDLAHISYTGGTTGTPKGVMVTHFNGIAASCQLCYWFLGGDVDFRDGVFGVKRSDGDREEDHVIRRGREMSLVIPPWFHAMGAFAFLNMQLMAGCTLIVQPRFDAADFLNAIPKYGISIFGGAPQIFYPLVEHPFFPETDMSGVRLIASGAAPISHELLRTLTETMECVICEAYGMTEVTVGCAFTPAEKGALRIGSVGLPIQDTEIRVVDPADASKEMPAGKIGEICVKGPQVMKGYWNQPEETNLVLDGEGWLLTGDIGRFDEDGYLYIVDRKKDMLIYKGYNIYPRDLEEVLNRHPAVVQSAVVGKRDDRYGELPVAFVQIASGSPVTADELMEFANAQLAKYKKVRWVEIVEQLPASAAGKILRRELRDRAQVLAVTV
- a CDS encoding flavodoxin family protein, coding for MTKILAINGSPRARRGNTDKILQPFLNGAAEAGATTETLYLKELRIQECQGCYACHMVTPGRCVLKDDMARVTEKMLAADVLVFASPLYVFSVSALLKALLDRMIVFGSLDLEVKDGVVVHPPRWPEKKWTWVIVSNAGFPEREHFAPLEDLFRRFARAIGGGTQVTIGGMILKGMGEMFSVPALLPNYEWFFDACRQAGREVVRDGSIAEATQEILDRPLVEISMEEFAAMSNAFIEMAVKKARKRKKEAAPERGG